The DNA segment TAGTAACTGGAAAAAACCACTTCCTCGTCCCAGGTAGTCTTTGATTTTCCGTTTGAATGCTTTAGATAAAGGTTCGATTTTTTTCTTTTTGCTTTTTCACAAAATTGGTTTAGAATTGAATATAAATCATAGTTATTATGATGTGGTTTGCTTATGCCATATAGGATGCCCTGTTGAATTTTGACATGTTTGAGAATGTGTAATGCCTTCTTGCAGTTGTATAATTTTAACCTTATAGTAGGAGGATAATAGAATGGAAACAAAAGTAGAATTCTTAAAAAGCAAACTTGTTCCAAAGACGGTTCGCAATGTCCGGGCTGGAACTAAAAAAGATGACGCAGCACGAGGAATGTATCGTCCTGAGGTCAAATTAGACTTGCAGAGATCGCGTCTTCTCACCGAGTCATATAAACAGACTGACGGAGAGCCTATGGTTATACGAAGGGCTAAGGCTTTGGCAAATATCCTGACCAAAATGGATCTTTATATTCAGGATTGGGAGAGAATCGTTGGCAATCATGCTGCTACACCTGAAGGGATCTACTATGGTATAGATCAAATGTGGCGGACTGTTTCGAGGATCGTAAGCGGTGAAGAGGGTCAGACCCTGTTGGACGATGCTGGTCGGGCCGAATTGGCAGAACTTTGCGAGTACTGGAAAGGAAAATCCATGAGCGACCGGCAGCAAGCGATGTTTACTGGAGATACCTTGGGAAAATACTGGAAATATGAAGGTACTTTTCTCTGGACTCATTGGTCAGAAGTAGGGATCGTCAATTTTGAAAAGATATTCCAGATGGGGCTCAACGGTATAATCAAACAGGTAGAGGACAGACTCATGGAGATCGATAGGACAGTTCCTCTGGACTACATTGATCAGAAGGAGTTTCTGCAGGCGGCTCTCATCTGCCTGAAAGCAGTCATAGTATTTGCAAATCGCTACGCTGAGAAGGCTCATGAGATGGCTGAGAAGACGACGGATCCAGCCGATAAGAGACGATTAGAGGAAATAGCAAGAACATGTGAGTGGGTTCCGACAAACCCACCCCGGTCTCTTCTTGAAGCATTACAGTCCTTCTTTCTTGTCCATGTAGTGCGGTATATAGAATTCTCCACACATGGAATCGGGATACGCTTCGATAAACTGTTTGGGCCTTATTATGAAAGAGACCTTCAGGCTGGTAGGATTACCAGAGATGAAGCACTGGAACTCCTTCAGCTTCTCTGGGCAAAATTTCAAGAACTGGGTCTTATATACTCACCGATGGTATCGACCGTCTATGGTGGTGTAGCGTCCCTTCAAAGCGTAACTCTAGGTGGGGTAGATGAAAAAGGAAACGATGTCACCAATGAAATGACATACCTGGTTCTAGAAACAGCCGAGACTATGAGGTTATTAGAACCGAGTATCGCCTTGCGCTATCATGGAGGTACCCCGGATGAACTTCTCTCAAAAGCGATTGACACTATTCACACGGGAATAGGTTTCCCCTCTTTCATGAACGACAAATCCTTGATTCCGTTAATGGAGAAGTGGGGGGTTCCCCTTGAAGATGCGCGAGACTATGCTATAACGGGATGTGTTTATCTGGAACTGCCCGGAAAGAATATTGCAAGGAGGTTTCCCGCTTATTTTGCGCTTCCCAAATGCCTGTGGTGGGCACTTCATCAAGGGGTGAATCCCAAAACCGGCGATCAATGGGGTTCCAGAACGCCTGATCCCAGAACCTTCAAATCAGCAGAAGAGCTCATGAATGCCTACCTGGAGCAGGTACGCTTTGCTGTAGGAAAGTTTATGACTTTAGAAAATATTTGTCGTTCTCTTTATACGAAATATCTTCCGAGGCCCTTTTACTCTGCCTTGTTAGATGGATGTATCGAACAGGGGAAAGAGAAGCAACAATGGGCATATCCATCGATGATTCATGACTTTTGTGTCCTGATCGGTCCGACCAATGTTGCCGACGCCATCACTGCAGTTAAAAAGGTTGTTTTCGAGGATAAAAAGATTTCGATGGATGAACTTATCAAAGCCATGGACAGCAACTGGGAGGGATATGAAGATATAAGGCAGGTGGTGATAAATGCCCCGAAATATGGGAACGACGATGACTATGCCGATGAGATTGCCGCTGAAGTTCAGATTAAGACATCAGCTGTACTGGCTGAGTTTACCGATAGGTTCGGGACTCCTCTCAGGGGCGACGGAAGCGGTGTCTCAGCAACCTATGGATTAGCTCATGATACTCCCGCAACGCCGGATGGCAGAAAAGATGGGGAGCCTTTTGCCGATGCAACTTTATCCCCAATTCAGGGGGGGGATCATAACGGCCCTACTGCTGTGCTGAAGTCAGCCAGTAAGATAAGCACCGATAAGACGTACAATCATCTCCTCAACCAGAAATTCTTGCCTTCAGTCCTGGAAGGAGACATGAAAAATGTCTTTATGAATTATTTGAAATCATGGGCAGATTTGGGAATAAGCCATATCCAATTCAATATAGTGGACCGCGAAACCCTCTTAGCTGCCCAGAAAAACCCGGAGAAGTATCAGGATCTCATAGTCAGGGTAGCTGGTTATAGCGCTTATTTTGTGGATTTGAGCAAGGGCTTGCAGGATTCTATTATCAAAAGAACCGAACAGAGTTTCTTCTAATTCTTAATTTCAACATAGTTGAGGTCACGCATCTATAACTTTGATTTGGTTAACCTCCTCATCTGAGGGGTGAGCATGGATTCAAGGTTAGAATTTAGCCCCCACTAGCACAGATTAATTTCTTCTGGTGGGGGTTTTATTCTTAAGAGCAAAAGGAGTTTTTTTAATGACCAAAAAACCAAGAGATGGGAAACCAGAAAAGAAATTAGACAGGGTCGAGTCAGAATTAAGAAAGCTGCAGACAGAAGATGCAATGATGATAAGGGATAATGCCATAGCATCGTCTATTAACGCAATCGTTTTCTCTACTTTTGATGGGTATATTATGTATGTAAATGATTCTTTTTTAAAAATGTGGGGTTATGATGATGAAAAGGAGATTCTGGGAAGACATAATTTAGAGCTATGGGCGACGGAAGAGGAGCCTATGGAGACCCTGGAAGCTCTGATTTCCAAGGGGAACTGGATAGGAGAGCTTAAAGGCAAAAGGAGAGACGGTTCACTGTTCGATGCCCAGGTTTCGTCAAGCTTTGTTCGGGACAATGCGGGTAAGCGAATATGTATGATGGGTTCATTTCTGGACGTTAGTGAAAAGAAGAGGGGAGAACATGTCCTGAGACAAAGAGAGGCAGATTTACAGATTAAGACTAAAAGTCTTGAGGAGATGAATACTGCTTTAAAAGTCTTGCTAAGAAGGAGGGAGGAAGACAGGACGGAGATTGAAGAAAAGATATTGATCAATGTGAAAGAGCTGGTATCACCATTTTTGGAGAAGTTGAAGAGTACAAAGCTACATCCCAGGCAACTGGCATACATAGACATCCTTGAATCAAATCTTAAAAATATCATTTCGCCGTTTTCTCGCAAATTATCATCTACATATTTGAGCCTCACCCCAACAGAGATTCAAATAGCGAATCTTGTGAAACAGGGAAAGACTGCTAAAGAAATAGCAGAATTGATGAATGTTTCCACAGGGACAATCGAAGGTCACAGAAAAAATTTAAGATTAAAGCTTGGGATAAAAAACAAAAAAGCAAACCTTAGATCCTTCCTGTTATCTCTAGCATGATTGGGTGTTTTATGCATCCATTATCCCTCCAATTTTCTACTATTGACTTTTGCCCTCAACGGACTATCCTTACTCACAAAGACTTACCTCATGGCAATACCGAGCAGACTTTTAAGGTATCCGTTTAAGCATTGACTACTCTTTTTTTGTAAATTTTTCTCCTTATAATATTTCCTTAATCACACTAAAGGATACATAATACCAGGAGGACTCTATGAAAAAGAGATACGGTTTTTTAAGAATGGTTACTTTGTGTTTAAGCCTAATTTTTTTACTGAGTTTGTCCGCTTATGCGGAGGAAGCAAGGGGAGTGACGGATGATACGATAAAGGTGGGGGTTATACTCGATCAAACAGGGCCTGCTGCAAGTGTGGCTCAACCGCCAACAAAAGCAATCAGGACCTTATTTAGATTCATCAACGATCAGGGGGGAATACATGGAAGAAAGCTGAAGGCATTGGTTGAAGATGACCATTATGCTATGCCGGTTGTTGTGTCTTCCTTCAAAAAATTGCTCTACAAAGACAAAGTCGTTTCTTTGATTGGACCCACACCTACAGGTGGTGCTGTTGCCCTGTTTAGGAGCATCGAGAAGGAGAAGGTTCCTACCATCCCGGCATCGTCAGCGGAATCGATGATAAAACCCTTCAAGCGGTATATATTTACCATCCAGGACACATACCCTGGTCAGATGAAGGTGATTGTGGATTATATCATGAAAGATTTAAAGGCGAAGAACCCAAGGATTGCGTTAGTTTATCCAGATAATGAGACAGGGAAATCAGATTTGGCACCCACATTGGAGAGGCTCAAATCCTATAATTTAGAGCCTGTAACAAAAGAAGTACTCAACCCTGGTGCCTTTGAGGCAACATCTCAGGTAATGAACATGAAGAAGGCTAATGTTAATTATGTTATTTTCTGCGGTGCAATTTCCCAGCCAGTGGTAGTCCTGCTCAGAGAGATGAGGAAATTTGGTTTAAAGGTTCCCTTATTTGGCAGTTGGGCGGCATGTAATGAAGGTGTAATAAATGCAACAGGTGATGCGACTAGTATATACTATTCAGTCAATGCTATGTCCTCATGGTATGATGAGGGTCCTGGTGTGGCAAAAATGAGGGAAGCTACTCTCAAATATGAACCAGGGGCGGACAAACCATATCACGAAAAGGTCTATACGCTTGGTTGGGTTTGGGCAACGGTTACAATCGAAGGTATGAGGAGGGCAGGCAGGGATCTCAATGGGGAGACTCTGGTAAACAGTTTAGAAGGGATGAAGAACTTTGATACAGGAGGACTCACGGGTTCTATAAGCTATAGTCCAACAAACCATAAGGGGGGAAGTACCTGGAAGATTTTTAAGGCAGATCCTTCCACCGGAAAGTTTATGCCGATGACCGAATGGAGGAGCCCTGAGTAAAGAAGCTTTTTTGGTTGTTGAGGATAGCCTTTGATTGATGATACAGGACGTAAGAACCAGTGTAGAGGGTAAGACAGATGTCCACCTGATAGGTATACTTCGATCGGCATATGCCGACTGATGGGGCTATGATAATGCCAGTTCGGGTCATTGAGGAGATAAAGAGGTTGTTATGAGAAAGAAGGTTTGTGGAAATCCGAGGATTTGGAAAGACCCTCCGGGTGCAGCAATGTATTGCCCCGGGTGTCAGCATCCAGTGATACACCGGATCATCGCTGAGGTACTGGAAGAAATGGGTATTGATGGAAAGGTTATCTGCGTATTCGGTGTCGGTTGTCATGGTTTTGTTCAGGTATCCTGGGACCTTGATGCTTTAAGCTGTGCTCATGGCCGTGCCCTTGATTCGGCTACTGCTCTGAAGCGTCTAAATCCTGAAAGCATAGTATTCACAGCTCAGGGTGATGGAGACTGTATAGGTATTGGAGCGGGTGCGTTTATAGGTGCCATGACACGTGGGGAAAAGATCACAACGATTATGTATAATAATACGAACTATGGAACGACCGGTGGTCAGTTGTCACCCACCAGTCTCATAGGGCAGAAAACGACTACCACCCCCG comes from the Thermodesulfobacteriota bacterium genome and includes:
- a CDS encoding pyruvate formate lyase family protein codes for the protein METKVEFLKSKLVPKTVRNVRAGTKKDDAARGMYRPEVKLDLQRSRLLTESYKQTDGEPMVIRRAKALANILTKMDLYIQDWERIVGNHAATPEGIYYGIDQMWRTVSRIVSGEEGQTLLDDAGRAELAELCEYWKGKSMSDRQQAMFTGDTLGKYWKYEGTFLWTHWSEVGIVNFEKIFQMGLNGIIKQVEDRLMEIDRTVPLDYIDQKEFLQAALICLKAVIVFANRYAEKAHEMAEKTTDPADKRRLEEIARTCEWVPTNPPRSLLEALQSFFLVHVVRYIEFSTHGIGIRFDKLFGPYYERDLQAGRITRDEALELLQLLWAKFQELGLIYSPMVSTVYGGVASLQSVTLGGVDEKGNDVTNEMTYLVLETAETMRLLEPSIALRYHGGTPDELLSKAIDTIHTGIGFPSFMNDKSLIPLMEKWGVPLEDARDYAITGCVYLELPGKNIARRFPAYFALPKCLWWALHQGVNPKTGDQWGSRTPDPRTFKSAEELMNAYLEQVRFAVGKFMTLENICRSLYTKYLPRPFYSALLDGCIEQGKEKQQWAYPSMIHDFCVLIGPTNVADAITAVKKVVFEDKKISMDELIKAMDSNWEGYEDIRQVVINAPKYGNDDDYADEIAAEVQIKTSAVLAEFTDRFGTPLRGDGSGVSATYGLAHDTPATPDGRKDGEPFADATLSPIQGGDHNGPTAVLKSASKISTDKTYNHLLNQKFLPSVLEGDMKNVFMNYLKSWADLGISHIQFNIVDRETLLAAQKNPEKYQDLIVRVAGYSAYFVDLSKGLQDSIIKRTEQSFF
- a CDS encoding PAS domain S-box protein, with amino-acid sequence MTKKPRDGKPEKKLDRVESELRKLQTEDAMMIRDNAIASSINAIVFSTFDGYIMYVNDSFLKMWGYDDEKEILGRHNLELWATEEEPMETLEALISKGNWIGELKGKRRDGSLFDAQVSSSFVRDNAGKRICMMGSFLDVSEKKRGEHVLRQREADLQIKTKSLEEMNTALKVLLRRREEDRTEIEEKILINVKELVSPFLEKLKSTKLHPRQLAYIDILESNLKNIISPFSRKLSSTYLSLTPTEIQIANLVKQGKTAKEIAELMNVSTGTIEGHRKNLRLKLGIKNKKANLRSFLLSLA
- a CDS encoding ABC transporter substrate-binding protein; this translates as MKKRYGFLRMVTLCLSLIFLLSLSAYAEEARGVTDDTIKVGVILDQTGPAASVAQPPTKAIRTLFRFINDQGGIHGRKLKALVEDDHYAMPVVVSSFKKLLYKDKVVSLIGPTPTGGAVALFRSIEKEKVPTIPASSAESMIKPFKRYIFTIQDTYPGQMKVIVDYIMKDLKAKNPRIALVYPDNETGKSDLAPTLERLKSYNLEPVTKEVLNPGAFEATSQVMNMKKANVNYVIFCGAISQPVVVLLREMRKFGLKVPLFGSWAACNEGVINATGDATSIYYSVNAMSSWYDEGPGVAKMREATLKYEPGADKPYHEKVYTLGWVWATVTIEGMRRAGRDLNGETLVNSLEGMKNFDTGGLTGSISYSPTNHKGGSTWKIFKADPSTGKFMPMTEWRSPE
- a CDS encoding thiamine pyrophosphate-dependent enzyme — its product is MRKKVCGNPRIWKDPPGAAMYCPGCQHPVIHRIIAEVLEEMGIDGKVICVFGVGCHGFVQVSWDLDALSCAHGRALDSATALKRLNPESIVFTAQGDGDCIGIGAGAFIGAMTRGEKITTIMYNNTNYGTTGGQLSPTSLIGQKTTTTPGGRAPSLEGYPVHTAELAATFKGTVYSARGSLHSPANYQRTKKYVRTAFQKQIDGIGFSFVEVLSACPPNWHLSPQECLKRIEHEIIAEFPLGEFKNENTIV